A window from Vulpes vulpes isolate BD-2025 chromosome 9, VulVul3, whole genome shotgun sequence encodes these proteins:
- the CCR5 gene encoding C-C chemokine receptor type 5 — translation MCFQAEVVRSSKMNYQTSTPYYDIDYGTSEPCQKVNVRQVAARLLPPLYSLVFIFGFVGNMLVVLILIDCKKLKSMTHIYLLNLAISDLLFLLTIPFWAHYAADQWAFGNKMCQLLTGIYYIGFFTGNFFIILLTMDRYLAIVHAVSASKVRTVTFGVVTSGIAWVVAVLASFPRITFTRSQKEGSRFTCSPHFPPSQYHFWKNFQALKMSVLGLILPLLVMIIGYSAILKTLLRCRNEKKRHKAERLIFVIMIVYFLFWAPYNIVLLLSTFQEFFGLNNCNSSNRLDQAMQITETLGMTHCCINPIIYAFIGEKFRRYLSLFFQKHIARRFCKCCPIFQGELPDRASSVYTRSTGEQEISVAL, via the coding sequence GGTCAATGTGAGACAGGTCGCCGCCAGGCTCCTGCCTCCACTCTACTCACTGGTGTTCATCTTTGGCTTCGTGGGCAACATGCTGGTCGTCCTCATCCTCATAGACTGCAAAAAGCTGAAGAGCATGACTCACATCTACTTGCTCAATTTGGCCATCTCGGAcctgctcttccttctcactATCCCGTTCTGGGCCCACTACGCTGCAGACCAGTGGGCCTTTGGAAATAAGATGTGCCAACTTTTGACAGGGATCTATTATATAGGCTTCTTCACTGGAAACTTCTTCATCATCCTCCTTACCATGGATAGGTACCTGGCTATCGTCCATGCTGTGTCTGCTTCAAAAGTCCGGACAGTCACCTTTGGGGTGGTGACAAGTGGGATCGCCTGGGTGGTGGCCGTGCTCGCCTCTTTCCCCAGGATCACCTTCACCAGATCCCAAAAAGAGGGTTCTCGTTTTACATGCAGCCCCCATTTCCCACCCAGTCAGTACCATTTCTGGAAGAACTTCCAGGCGTTGAAGATGAGTGTCTTGGGCCTGATCCTGCCCCTGCTTGTCATGATCATCGGCTACTCGGCCATCCTCAAGACCCTGCTCCGCTGTCGAAATGAAAAGAAGAGGCACAAGGCCGAGAGACTCATTTTCGTGATCATGattgtttactttcttttctgGGCTCCCTACAACATCGTCCTTCTCCTGAGCACCTTCCAGGAATTCTTTGGCCTGAATAATTGCAATAGCTCCAACAGGCTGGACCAAGCAATGCAGATTACAGAGACCCTAGGGATGACCCACTGCTGCATCAATCCCATCATCTATGCTTTCATCGGGGAGAAGTTTAGAAGGTATCTCTCCTTGTTTTTCCAAAAGCACATTGCCAGACGCTTCTGCAAATGCTGCCCAATCTTCCAGGGAGAGCTCCCCGACAGAGCAAGCTCAGTTTATACTCGATCCACTGGGGAACAGGAAATCTCTGTCGCCTTGTGA